The following coding sequences are from one Salvia hispanica cultivar TCC Black 2014 chromosome 3, UniMelb_Shisp_WGS_1.0, whole genome shotgun sequence window:
- the LOC125215147 gene encoding golgin candidate 6-like — protein sequence MDFVSKYQGVVGRVFGNENSGSSEDDSYVERLLDRISNGVLADDKRNALTELQAVVAESNDAQLAFGAMGFPILLNVLKEGREDVEMVRGALETLVSALSPIEFGKKSKNGVQPALMNSDLLSREVENISLLLSLLSEEDFYIRYYTLQLLTALLTNSPNRLQESILTIPRGITRLMDMLMDREVIRNEALLLLTYLTREAEEIQKIVVFEGALEKIFGIIKEEGGSEGGVVVQDCLELLNNLLRFNSSNQVLLRETLGFDSLMSILKLRGSTYKFTQQKTINLLSLLDTVNLLLHGGQQTDPGKDSNSLANKTVLVQKNMLSHLLMLGVESQWAPVAVRCMALQCIGDLVVNHPQNRDALANKALGEEHHVEPALNSLLRIILRTSSSQEFIAADYVFKSFCEKNPDGQTMLASTLIPQPHSLINAEFEEDVNMSFGSMLLHGLILSESDGDLETCCRAAGVLSHILKDNIQCKERVLKIELEAPTLTLGGPEPLLHRMTKYLALASSMSKDGKGSLTETTYLQPIILKLLILWLFECPSAVQSFLEARPHLTYLLELISSETATVCVKGLAAVLLGVCIVCHKSADGGQDAFGIIDAISQKVGLTSYLLKFDEMQKSPLFTSEKPALSRKPLTRSIGASMSDIEEVYDDENTDQRNGDHPILRMVIEPQFVDFLKGLEVKIREQIVEIYSRPKSQVAVVPSYLEQQSGEIDKEYIKRLKDFVEKQCREIQDLLSRNATLAEDLSKTGGSGSSSQLEHRISSGSDRILVETLRRDLHETSQRLEALKAEKERIEAESSEHQHSASKLESDLKSLSDAYNSIEQANFQLEREIKALKSGGAVAAPDIEEIKAEAREVAQRESEAELNDLLVCLGQEQSKVEKLSAKLAELGEDVDSLLDGIGDDVGMQGEEEDDDEQD from the exons ATGGATTTTGTATCGAAATACCAG GGCGTTGTTGGCCGTGTTTTCGGAAATGAAAATTCGGGCTCGAGTGAAGATGATAG TTATGTTGAGCGCTTGCTGGATCGCATTAGCAATGGTGTCCTGGCTGATGACAAGAGGAATGCGCTGACTGAGCTTCAGGCTGTTGTAGCTGAAAGTAATGATGCACAGTTAGCCTTTGGAGCAATGG GGTTTCCCATACTATTGAATGTCTTAAAGGAGGGGCGTGAAGATGTAGAAATG GTTCGTGGAGCGCTGGAAACTCTTGTGAGTGCCTTAAGTCCAATTGAATTTGGAAAAAAGTCAAAGAATGGGGTTCAACCAGCTCTAATGAACAGTGATTTGCTTTCAAGAGAAGTGGAAAATATTTCACTTCTTTTGAGCTTGCTG TCTGAGGAGGATTTCTACATTCGGTATTATACATTGCAATTGTTGACAGCACTTCTCACAAATTCTCCAAATCG GCTCCAAGAATCTATTTTAACAATTCCGCGTGGTATAACAAGGCTCATGGATATGCTCATGGATCGTGAG GTCATAAGAAATGAGGCATTATTACTTCTCACATACTTGACTCGGGAAGCTGAG GAAATCCAGAAAATTGTGGTCTTTGAAGGTGCTTTGGAGAAGATCTTTGGCATTATAAAAGAGGAAGGGGGCTCTGAAGGTGGTGTTGTTGTACAG GACTGTCTGGAACTGTTGAACAATCTTCTTCGATTTAATTCTTCAAATCAG GTATTGCTTAGGGAGACACTGGGCTTTGATTCTCTCATGTCGATTCTGAAGCTCAGAGGAAGCACCTACAAATTCACCCAGCAGAAG ACTATAAATCTACTCAGCTTGTTGGACACAGTCAATTTGCTTCTGCATGGTGGTCAACAGACTGATCCAGGAAAAGACTCCAATAGTTTGGCAAATAAAACAGTTTTGGTTCAG AAAAATATGCTGAGCCATCTATTAATGCTGGGAGTTGAGAGCCAATGGGCTCCTGTTGCTGTCCGTTGTATG GCACTTCAGTGTATTGGTGATCTGGTTGTCAATCATCCTCAGAACCGTGACGCTCTTGCAAATAAAGCACTTGGGGAGGAGCATCATGTTGAGCCAGCCTTAAATTCTCTCCTTAGAATTATTTTGCGAACTTCTAGCTCACAAGAGTTCATTGCGGCAGACTATGTTTTCAAGAGCTTTTGTGAG AAAAATCCCGATGGTCAAACTATGTTGGCTTCGACTTTGATTCCTCAACCACACTCATTGATAAATGCAGAGTTCGAGGAAGATGTAAACATGTCATTTGGAAG TATGCTACTGCATGGGCTGATACTGAGTGAAAGTGATGGTGATCTTGAG ACTTGCTGCAGAGCTGCTGGTGTCCTATCTCATATTCTGAAGGATAACATTCAGTGCAAGGAGAGG GTTCTTAAAATTGAACTTGAAGCGCCTACACTGACGTTGGGAGGTCCAGAGCCTTTACTGCACCGTATGACTAAGTACCTGGCACTTGCTTCTTCTATGAGTAAAGATGGAAAAGGCAGCCTAACAGAGACTACATATCTTCAGCCAATTATTTTAAAGCTACTAATTCTTTGGCTCTTTGAATGTCCGAGTGCTGTACAGTCCTTCCTTGAAGCACGCCCTCACCTCACATACTTGCTAGAGTTGATTTCTAGTGAAACTGCGACTGTATGTGTAAAGGGATTGGCTGCTGTACTCTTAGGAGTGTGCATAGTCTGTCATAAAAGTGCTGATGGCGGACAGGATGCTTTTGGTATCATTGATGCTATTAGCCAAAAAGTTGGACTTACCTCTTACCTTCTTAAGTTTGATGAAATGCAGAAGAGCCCACTTTTTACTTCTGAAAAGCCTGCTCTTTCCCGTAAACCATTGACCCGGTCTATTGGTGCTAGCATGTCTGACATTGAAGAGGTCTATGACGATGAAAATACTGATCAGAGGAATGGGGATCATCCTATCCTTCGGATGGTGATTGAACCTCAGTTTGTTGACTTTCTTAAGGGGTTAGAAGTGAAAATTAGAGAACAAATTGTAGAAATTTATAGTCGTCCGAAGAGCCAGGTAGCGGTGGTCCCGTCTTACCTAGAACAGCAGAGTGGAGAAATTGACAAGGAGTATATCAAACGACTGAAGGACTTTGTGGAGAAGCAATGCCGTGAGATACAG GACCTTTTGAGTCGGAATGCTACTCTTGCTGAGGACCTCTCAAAGACTGGCGGGAGTGGTTCATCATCCCAGCTCGAACATAGGATTAGCAGTGGATCAGACAGAATCCTGGTTGAGACTCTCCGTAGGGATCTACATGAGACTTCCCAACGGTTGGAAGCCCTCAAAGCAGAAAAGGAGAGAATCGAAGCCGAGTCTTCAGAGCACCAACACTCAGCATCTAAACTTGAATCTGATCTAAAGAGCTTGTCCGATGCATACAATAGCATTGAACAGGCCAACTTTCAGCTAGAACGTGAAATAAAAGCATTAAAGAGTGGTGGGGCTGTAGCTGCTCCTGACATTGAGGAAATAAAGGCAGAAGCAAGGGAAGTCGCTCAAAGGGAGAGTGAGGCTGAGTTAAACGACCTGCTCGTGTGTCTTGGGCAAGAACAGAGCAAAGTGGAGAAGCTCAGTGCAAAGCTAGCAGAGCTGGGAGAGGATGTTGATAGTTTGCTCGATGGTATCGGAGACGATGTTGGAATGcagggagaagaagaagatgacgACGAACAAGATTGA
- the LOC125215148 gene encoding probable polygalacturonase isoform X2, with protein sequence MVSLKHIHTHTQTHKKMHRIVTNLQAIHVILVLAATFPLRSTAGRLHSHDNFRYCAISCRAIGASLTDFGGVGDGTTSNTKAFQAAISHLGQYAEYGGSMLFVPPGKWLTGSFNLTSHFTLFLHKDAVLLASQEESEWAVIEPLPSYGRGRDTEGGRYISLIFGTNLTDVIITGDNGTIDGQGESWWNKFRKGELQYTRPYLIEIMYSENVQISNLTLLNSPSWNVHPIYSSNVIVQGLTILAPVKSPNTDGINPDSCTNTRIEDCYIVSGDDCIAVKSGWDQYGIAFGMPTKQLVIRRLTCISPDSAVIALGSEMSGGIEDVRAEDILAINSESGVRIKTAVGRGGYVKDIYVRGMTMKTMKWAFWMTGNYGSHPDNNYDPNAFPSIQNINYRDMVAENVTMAARLEGIAGDPFTGICISNVTIEMAKKAKKVIWNCTDVEGVSSSVVPKPCDKLMDQESGCDFPEVPLPIDNVEIQSCYYRRKFPLGDHVLKHL encoded by the exons ATGGTCTCTCTCAAACACATCCACACCCACACCCAAACACACAAAAAGATGCACAGAATAGTCACAAATTTGCAG GCAATTCATGTCATATTGGTTCTTGCTGCCACGTTTCCGCTGAGATCAACCGCCGGGCGGTTACACAGCCATGATAACTTCCGGTACTGCGCCATAAGCTGCCGTGCTATCGGCGCGTCCCTGACGGATTTCGGAGGAGTCGGAGACGGGACGACGTCGAACACAAAAGCCTTCCAGGCAGCCATCAGCCATCTCGGGCAGTACGCGGAATATGGCGGATCCATGCTGTTTGTTCCCCCGGGAAAGTGGCTCACCGGAAGCTTCAACCTCACCAGCCACTTCACTCTCTTCCTGCACAAAGATGCTGTTCTTCTCGCTTCTCAGGAAGAGAGTGAATGGGCTGTGATAGAGCCACTGCCATCCTACGGCCGAGGGCGAGACACCGAGGGTGGAAGGTACATCAGTCTAATCTTCGGCACAAACCTTACCGATGTTATTATAACAG ggGACAACGGCACAATTGATGGTCAAGGGGAGTCATGGTGGAACAAATTTCGCAAGGGAGAACTACAATACACTAGGCCTTACCTCATCGAAATCATGTATTCGGAGAATGTTCAGATATCCAACTTGACTCTGCTTAACTCGCCTTCCTGGAACGTCCACCCTATCTACAGCAG cAATGTGATAGTGCAAGGCCTAACGATTCTGGCGCCTGTAAAATCTCCGAATACAGATGGTATCAATCCAG ATTCTTGCACCAACACTCGGATTGAGGACTGCTACATCGTGTCTGGGGACGACTGCATTGCGGTGAAGAGTGGCTGGGACCAGTACGGGATCGCGTTTGGGATGCCAACCAAGCAGCTGGTGATCAGGAGGCTCACTTGCATATCCCCAGACAGCGCTGTGATCGCGTTGGGGAGTGAGATGTCGGGAGGGATTGAGGACGTGAGAGCGGAGGACATCCTCGCCATCAATTCAGAGTCGGGCGTTCGGATCAAGACAGCTGTCGGGAGGGGCGGGTATGTCAAGGACATATACGTGAGAGGGATGACGATGAAAACCATGAAGTGGGCGTTCTGGATGACGGGAAACTACGGTTCTCACCCGGACAACAACTACGACCCCAACGCGTTCCCTTCGATCCAAAACATCAACTACCGCGACATGGTGGCTGAGAATGTGACCATGGCGGCTAGGCTGGAGGGAATCGCGGGTGATCCTTTCACCGGGATCTGCATATCCAATGTGACAATCGAGATGGCTAAGAAGGCGAAGAAGGTCATCTGGAACTGCACCGATGTTGAAGGGGTGTCGAGCAGTGTAGTTCCGAAGCCCTGTGATAAGCTGATGGACCAGGAATCGGGTTGCGATTTCCCCGAAGTGCCTTTACCTATTGATAATGTGGAAATACAGAGCTGTTATTACAGAAGGAAGTTTCCATTAGGTGATCATGTTCTCAAACATTTGTAA
- the LOC125215148 gene encoding probable polygalacturonase isoform X1, with translation MHRIVTNLQVNQLSHSLTKTSTFHFKYYYISLQAIHVILVLAATFPLRSTAGRLHSHDNFRYCAISCRAIGASLTDFGGVGDGTTSNTKAFQAAISHLGQYAEYGGSMLFVPPGKWLTGSFNLTSHFTLFLHKDAVLLASQEESEWAVIEPLPSYGRGRDTEGGRYISLIFGTNLTDVIITGDNGTIDGQGESWWNKFRKGELQYTRPYLIEIMYSENVQISNLTLLNSPSWNVHPIYSSNVIVQGLTILAPVKSPNTDGINPDSCTNTRIEDCYIVSGDDCIAVKSGWDQYGIAFGMPTKQLVIRRLTCISPDSAVIALGSEMSGGIEDVRAEDILAINSESGVRIKTAVGRGGYVKDIYVRGMTMKTMKWAFWMTGNYGSHPDNNYDPNAFPSIQNINYRDMVAENVTMAARLEGIAGDPFTGICISNVTIEMAKKAKKVIWNCTDVEGVSSSVVPKPCDKLMDQESGCDFPEVPLPIDNVEIQSCYYRRKFPLGDHVLKHL, from the exons ATGCACAGAATAGTCACAAATTTGCAGGTAAACCAGCTCTCCCACTCCCTCACAAAAacctcaacatttcatttcaaatactactacatttCTTTGCAGGCAATTCATGTCATATTGGTTCTTGCTGCCACGTTTCCGCTGAGATCAACCGCCGGGCGGTTACACAGCCATGATAACTTCCGGTACTGCGCCATAAGCTGCCGTGCTATCGGCGCGTCCCTGACGGATTTCGGAGGAGTCGGAGACGGGACGACGTCGAACACAAAAGCCTTCCAGGCAGCCATCAGCCATCTCGGGCAGTACGCGGAATATGGCGGATCCATGCTGTTTGTTCCCCCGGGAAAGTGGCTCACCGGAAGCTTCAACCTCACCAGCCACTTCACTCTCTTCCTGCACAAAGATGCTGTTCTTCTCGCTTCTCAGGAAGAGAGTGAATGGGCTGTGATAGAGCCACTGCCATCCTACGGCCGAGGGCGAGACACCGAGGGTGGAAGGTACATCAGTCTAATCTTCGGCACAAACCTTACCGATGTTATTATAACAG ggGACAACGGCACAATTGATGGTCAAGGGGAGTCATGGTGGAACAAATTTCGCAAGGGAGAACTACAATACACTAGGCCTTACCTCATCGAAATCATGTATTCGGAGAATGTTCAGATATCCAACTTGACTCTGCTTAACTCGCCTTCCTGGAACGTCCACCCTATCTACAGCAG cAATGTGATAGTGCAAGGCCTAACGATTCTGGCGCCTGTAAAATCTCCGAATACAGATGGTATCAATCCAG ATTCTTGCACCAACACTCGGATTGAGGACTGCTACATCGTGTCTGGGGACGACTGCATTGCGGTGAAGAGTGGCTGGGACCAGTACGGGATCGCGTTTGGGATGCCAACCAAGCAGCTGGTGATCAGGAGGCTCACTTGCATATCCCCAGACAGCGCTGTGATCGCGTTGGGGAGTGAGATGTCGGGAGGGATTGAGGACGTGAGAGCGGAGGACATCCTCGCCATCAATTCAGAGTCGGGCGTTCGGATCAAGACAGCTGTCGGGAGGGGCGGGTATGTCAAGGACATATACGTGAGAGGGATGACGATGAAAACCATGAAGTGGGCGTTCTGGATGACGGGAAACTACGGTTCTCACCCGGACAACAACTACGACCCCAACGCGTTCCCTTCGATCCAAAACATCAACTACCGCGACATGGTGGCTGAGAATGTGACCATGGCGGCTAGGCTGGAGGGAATCGCGGGTGATCCTTTCACCGGGATCTGCATATCCAATGTGACAATCGAGATGGCTAAGAAGGCGAAGAAGGTCATCTGGAACTGCACCGATGTTGAAGGGGTGTCGAGCAGTGTAGTTCCGAAGCCCTGTGATAAGCTGATGGACCAGGAATCGGGTTGCGATTTCCCCGAAGTGCCTTTACCTATTGATAATGTGGAAATACAGAGCTGTTATTACAGAAGGAAGTTTCCATTAGGTGATCATGTTCTCAAACATTTGTAA
- the LOC125215149 gene encoding mitogen-activated protein kinase homolog MMK2-like: MAPESKPDITGVLTHGGRYVRYNLYGNLFEVSSKYVPPLRPLGRGAYGLVCSAVNKETKEEVAIKKIGNAFDNRIDAKRTLREIKLLRHLDHENLIAIKDIIRPPRREAFNDVYIVYELMDTDLHQIIRSDQALTDDHCQYFLYQLLRGLRYVHSAHVLHRDLKPSNLFLNANCDLKIGDFGLARTTSETDFMTEYVVTRWYRAPELLLNCSDYTAAIDVWSVGCILAEIMTREPLFPGKDYVHQLRLITELLGTPDEASLKFLRSDNARRYVKQLPQYPKQNFAARFPSMSPLALDLLAKMLVFDPDQRITVDDAICHPYLSTLHDINDEPISSTPFSFDFEQPSLTEENVKDLIWRESLVFNPDPVS; this comes from the exons ATGGCTCCAGAAAGCAAGCCTGATATCACCGGAGTGCTCACGCACGGCGGGAGGTACGTGCGCTACAATCTCTACGGCAACCTGTTTGAGGTGTCCAGTAAATACGTCCCTCCGCTTCGCCCTCTCGGCCGCGGCGCTTACGGCCTCGTCTG TTCGGCTGTGAACAAGGAGACGAAAGAGGAGGTTGCAATTAAGAAAATTGGGAACGCATTTGATAACAGAATTGATGCCAAGAGGACTTTGAGGGAGATTAAGCTCTTGCGCCATTTGGATCACGAAAAC CTTATTGCTATCAAGGATATTATAAGGCCACCAAGGAGGGAGGCTTTTAACGATGTGTACATTGTTTATGAACTGATGGATACAGACTTGCATCAGATTATCCGGTCAGATCAAGCGTTAACAGATGATCACTGTCAG TACTTTCTATACCAACTATTAAGAGGATTGAGATACGTACACTCAGCACATGTCTTGCATCGTGACCTTAAGCCTAGCAACTTATTTCTGAACGCAAACTGTGACCTTAAGATAGGAGATTTTGGGTTGGCAAGAACGACATCTGAAACAGATTTTATGACTGAATATGTTGTCACTCGTTGGTATCGAGCACCTGAATTGCTCCTTAATTGCTCAGACTACACTGCTGCAATTGATGTATGGTCTGTTGGTTGCATTCTTGCTGAAATAATGACACGAGAACCGCTATTCCCAGGGAAAGACTATGTTCATCAGCTGAGGCTCATTACTGAG CTATTAGGCACACCCGATGAAGCAAGCCTAAAATTTCTACGAAGTGATAATGCACGGAGATATGTTAAACAGCTGCCCCAGTacccaaaacaaaattttgctGCAAGATTTCCAAGTATGTCACCACTGGCTCTGGATTTGCTAGCAAAGATGCTTGTTTTTGATCCAGACCAACGTATAACTG TTGATGATGCTATCTGTCATCCGTATCTATCCACTCTTCACGATATAAATGACGAGCCAATTAGCTCCACGCCTTTCAGTTTTGATTTCGAGCAGCCATCATTAACAGAAGAAAATGTCAAGGATCTAATTTGGAGGGAATCACTCGTTTTTAATCCAGATCCAGTCAGTTAG
- the LOC125217005 gene encoding ankyrin repeat-containing protein BDA1-like, which yields MEEAKFEETPLHKAAAAGNTEVALEILNLMPSLGRKLDGGGWSPLHLAIERGHRDTARLMARFDKMLVRVKGKGGMTPLMQCAARAGNEEHEERKLLARLLIICPESVTDVNNLNQTVVHVALVNRRCKTVSMLVDWLRRRNQITAVLSVKDVNGNTALHAAAQFGCPGGAEKIVKLVKLNRLNSDKKTALDLAKMYHQTAVREILEDKGAKESKDIEELTTTDYVLTEATLPEKISRDYYYLTAQLTLEMRNTILVVATLIVAATYQGVLQPPGGVYPAPDPGTETLARPSMGLGRRRLLQLGDDTWKKHVAGQMVMEKAKYRYFMPSNTFAFALSVVIVIFVVPGNPVFLILHVCLVFMCISYLLALDAISYYTGISDMIYYMSLYAIVGAYVVKLLYYPVKALLVDEDWWLRGLSVKFANRFSGSKGKFSDAVMKMKKQHTVLRLN from the exons ATGGAAGAAGCCAAGTTTGAGGAGACTCCGCTCCACAAAGCGGCCGCGGCCGGGAACACGGAGGTGGCGTTGGAAATCCTGAACCTGATGCCGTCCCTGGGCAGGAAGCTGGACGGAGGGGGCTGGAGCCCCCTCCACCTGGCCATAGAGAGGGGTCACCGCGACACGGCGAGATTGATGGCGAGATTCGACAAGATGTTGGTGCGGGTGAAGGGCAAGGGCGGGATGACTCCGCTGATGCAGTGCGCGGCCCGAGCAGGCAATGAGGAGCACGAGGAGCGCAAGCTCCTTGCGCGGCTCTTGATCATTTGCCCGGAGTCGGTCACCGACGTCAATAACTTAAACCAGACTGTGGTTCACGTAGCGCTGGTGAATCGGAGGTGCAAAACCGTTAGCATGCTGGTGGACTGGCTGAGGAGGAGGAACCAGATCACCGCGGTTCTGTCCGTCAAGGATGTCAACGGCAACACGGCCCTGCATGCTGCAGCTCAATTTGGATGTCCAGGG GGGGCggaaaaaatagtgaaactTGTGAAATTAAACAGACTGAATTCCGACAAGAAGACTGCTCTAGACCTTGCCAAAATGTACCATCAAACTGCAGTGAGAGAAATCTTAGAAGACAAAGGGGCTAAAGAAAGCAAGGACATTGAGGAACTAACAACAACCGACTACGTCCTCACCGAAGCAACCTTGCCCGAGAAAATATCCCGAGACTACTATTACCTCACGGCGCAGCTCACCCTGGAGATGCGCAACACCATCTTGGTGGTGGCCACACTCATCGTGGCGGCCACCTACCAGGGGGTGCTCCAGCCGCCAGGCGGAGTCTATCCCGCTCCCGACCCAGGAACAGAAACCCTAGCCCGCCCCAGTATGGGATTGGGGCGGAGGAGGCTGCTGCAGTTAGGGGACGACACGTGGAAGAAGCACGTGGCAGGGCAGATGGTGATGGAGAAGGCAAAATACAGGTACTTCATGCCGTCCAACACGTTCGCGTTCGCGCTGTCGGTGGTGATAGTGATATTCGTGGTCCCGGGTAATCCAGTGTTCTTGATCCTCCACGTCTGCTTGGTGTTCATGTGCATTAGCTATCTTCTGGCTCTGGACGCTATATCTTATTACACGGGCATCTCCGACATGATCTATTACATGTCGCTCTACGCCATTGTCGGGGCGTATGTCGTGAAGCTCCTGTATTATCCAGTGAAAGCGCTCCTTGTCGACGAGGATTGGTGGCTGCGGGGACTCAGTGTCAAATTTGCCAATCGGTTTAGCGGATCCAAAGGGAAATTCTCTGATGCTgtaatgaagatgaagaagcaGCACACTGTGCTACGTCTTAATTGA
- the LOC125212630 gene encoding ankyrin repeat-containing protein BDA1-like: MAEEKKIENIEICAKRCSKTDGEDSCCIAKIYNLEEANFAETPLHKAAAAGNTEVALEILSLMPSLGSTLNSRGCSPLHLAIEGAHRDTAILMARFDKMLVRVKGKKGMTPLMLCAARSGMEEEHNGDDDRRLLAQLLLACPESVSDRNNKNQTVVHVALENRGCQTVCMLVDWLMRRNQITSVLSVKDIHGNTALHTAVQYGCQGGAKKLAGLVKVNRLNAECKTALDLAQNRLDSEGNTALDLAKYQDIKRNLIRKGAKSQEAIYKHTKADYVLEKATFPEAISRAYYYLTVQLTLEMRNTVLVVATLIVAATYQGVFSPPGGLYPAPEPQIPNKTLVSSHRPFMGRRLLATSEDKHLAGQMVMEKAKYRYFMPSNTFAFALSVVIVIFVVPGTPIFLILHVCLVFMSMSYLLALDAISYYTGISNMIFYMSVYAIGGAFLVKLLYYPVKALLVDEDWWLRGISVKFDNFIGTNGNFYTISLKMKKQFMLLRLN; the protein is encoded by the exons ATggcagaagaaaaaaaaattgaaaacatagAAATATGTGCGAAGAGATGCTCAAAAACAGATGGTGAGGATTCCTGCTGCATAGCAAAAATATACAATCTGGAAGAGGCGAACTTCGCGGAGACTCCGCTCCACAAAGCGGCGGCAGCGGGGAACACGGAGGTGGCGTTGGAGATCCTGAGCCTGATGCCCTCCCTGGGCAGCACGCTGAACAGCAGGGGCTGTAGCCCCCTCCACCTGGCCATAGAGGGGGCTCACCGCGACACGGCGATACTGATGGCGAGGTTCGACAAGATGCTGGTGCGGGTGAAGGGCAAGAAGGGGATGACCCCGCTGATGCTGTGCGCAGCCAGATCCGGCATGGAGGAGGAGCACAATGGGGATGATGACAGGAGGCTTCTAGCGCAGCTGCTGCTGGCGTGCCCGGAGTCGGTGAGCGACAGGAATAACAAGAACCAGACCGTGGTTCACGTGGCGCTGGAGAACAGGGGGTGCCAGACGGTGTGCATGCTGGTGGATTGGCTCATGAGGAGGAACCAGATCACCTCGGTTCTGTCGGTCAAGGATATCCACGGCAACACTGCTCTTCATACTGCGGTTCAGTATGGATGTCAAGGG GGGGCGAAAAAATTAGCGGGACTGGTCAAAGTAAACAGACTGAATGCCGAATGCAAGACCGCTCTAGACCTTGCCCAAAACAGACTGGATTCCGAAGGCAACACTGCTCTAGACCTTGCCAAATACCAAGATATTAAACGCAACTTAATTCGTAAAGGAGCCAAGTCCCAGGAAGCTATTTACAAACATACAAAAGCCGATTACGTGCTCGAGAAAGCAACCTTCCCGGAAGCCATCTCCCGCGCCTACTACTATCTAACCGTGCAACTCACCCTCGAGATGCGCAACACTGTCTTGGTGGTGGCCACGCTCATCGTGGCCGCCACCTACCAAGGGGTGTTCAGCCCCCCTGGAGGCCTCTATCCGGCCCCCGAGCCACAAATCCCCAACAAAACCCTAGTCAGCAGCCATCGCCCCTTTATGGGGCGGAGGCTACTGGCGACCTCCGAGGACAAACACTTGGCCGGCCAGATGGTGATGGAGAAGGCTAAATACCGGTACTTCATGCCGTCCAACACGTTCGCGTTCGCACTGTCGGTCGTGATAGTGATATTTGTGGTCCCAGGCACGCCGATTTTCTTGATCCTCCACGTCTGCCTGGTCTTCATGTCCATGAGCTATCTTCTTGCTCTCGACGCTATATCTTATTACACGGGCATCTCCAACATGATCTTCTACATGTCCGTCTACGCCATTGGCGGAGCCTTTCTTGTGAAGCTCTTGTATTATCCGGTCAAAGCGCTCCTCGTCGACGAGGATTGGTGGCTGCGGGGAATCAGCGTCAAATTTGATAACTTTATAGGAACCAATGGGAATTTCTACACCATAAGCCTGAAAATGAAGAAGCAGTTCATGCTTCTACGTCTTAACTGA
- the LOC125216496 gene encoding myb-related protein 308-like, translating to MGHHSCCNQQKVKRGLWSPEEDEKLVQYITTHGYGCWSEVPQKAGLQRCGKSCRLRWINYLRPDIRRGRFTPEEEKMIINLHGAVGNRWAHIASHLPGRTDNEIKNYWNSWIKKKIRKPSSNNTKTNPNQDARFTSPQIHFPYLNLSTKSSPPPDTLLPLKTTTFMFDIGPTTTAEALGLTSNTRIDHILHENALLNQETWHHHDQQEMVQFTPLMENLENLMLPMDVPNSAISEAECLQQRNEMNEWIEAQNSFSGYFLWDQAQGNNIGGEDESSTLLASFPSSL from the exons ATGGGACACCATTCTTGCTGCAACCAGCAGAAGGTCAAGCGGGGGCTGTGGTCTCCCGAGGAAGACGAGAAGCTCGTCCAGTACATCACCACTCATGGCTATGGCTGTTGGAGCGAAGTGCCTCAGAAAGCAG GGCTTCAAAGATGCGGCAAGAGCTGTCGTCTGAGATGGATAAATTATCTGAGGCCGGATATTCGAAGGGGGAGGTTCACACCGGAAGAGGAGAAGATGATCATCAATCTTCATGGGGCAGTAGGAAACAG ATGGGCACACATAGCGAGCCATTTACCGGGAAGAACTGATAACGAGATAAAAAACTACTGGAATTCGTGGATCAAGAAGAAGATAAGAAAGCCATCATCAAACAACACCAAAACAAACCCTAATCAAGATGCTCGCTTCACCTCTCCTCAAATCCACTTCCCTTACCTAAATCTATCCACCAAGTCGTCGCCTCCTCCGGACACATTACTCCCTCTCAAAACCACAACCTTCATGTTCGACATCGGGCCCACCACGACCGCAGAAGCCCTTGGCCTCACTAGCAACACCAGAATAGATCACATTCTCCATGAAAATGCATTACTGAACCAAGAAACATGGCACCATCATGACCAACAAGAAATGGTCCAATTCACACCATTAATGGAGAATCTAGAGAATCTTATGCTGCCTATGGATGTGCCGAATAGTGCAATCTCAGAGGCTGAGTGTTTGCAACAGAGAAATGAGATGAATGAATGGATTGAAGCACAGAATTCATTTTCTGGCTACTTTTTATGGGACCAAGCACAAGGGAATAATATTGGTGGGGAGGATGAATCGTCAACTTTGCTGGCTTCTTTTCCATCATCTCTTTGA